The DNA region TCCATAACGGACATTAATACTCCTAGCTGGGCAAACGCACCACGTTCAGCCAGAATTCGGCTACCACCGACACAAGTCTCATGAAGTCCTCGAGAACAACGGGTTTCGTGACGTAGCAGTTGGCGTGAAGCGCATAGCTCTTCTCGATGTCTTCCCGAGCCTTCGAGCTTGTGAGAATGATGACGGGGATGAGCTTCAACTCAGGATCCGCCTTGATTTCCGCCAACACTTCGCGGCCATCTTTTTTCGGTATATTGAGGTCCAGAATAATCACGCCTGGCCGGGGCTGATCGGAAAACTTGCCCTCCTGGTGTAAGTATTCGAGAGCCTGAACGCCGTCGTGCAGGACGTGGATGGGATTCGGAAGGTTGAGATCCTTGAAGGTTTCCCGGACCAGCCCCACATCGCCGAGATTATCCTCGACCAGGAGGACATCCGGAGTGTTGTTCGCGTGTGATCGATTCATAGGCTTATGAAAATTCGTGCGGCCGGTGCGGCACCGAAAACGAGAATGTCGTTCCCAACCCGGCCTGCGGCTCCAGCCAGATCCGGCCGCCGTGCCGTTCCACAATCTTCTTACAAATCGTCAGTCCGATTCCGGTGCCCGGATACTCGTTTTTAAGGTGCAGACGCTGAAAAATGATGAAAATCCGGTCCCCAAACTGCGGGTCAATGCCGATCCCGTTGTCGCGGACCGAGAAAATCCACTCCATGGTCCTCCGCTCGGCTGAAATATGGATGGCCGGCCTGCGGTCCGGCGCCCGGAATTTGAGAGCGTTACCGACCAGATTTTGAAAGAGCTGTCCCATCTGAAACTCGTCCGCGAGAATCGTGGGCATGGCATCCCAGGTGATGTCGGCCTTGCTCTCTTCCATGGCGACCTGCAGGTTTTCCAGCGCTCGATGCAACACTTTGTCGAGATCGGTCTCGTCGAATGGATTGCCCTGCGAGTCCAGCCTGGAAAACGTCAACAGGTCATCGATGAGTCCCGACATTCTTGCCGCACCATCCACGGCGAATCCGATGTATTCGTCCGCGTTCTCGTCCAATTGGCCCCTGTATCGCTTGGCGAGAAGTTGCGTGTAGCTCGCGACCATGCGCAACGGTTCCTGCAAATCGTGCGATGCGACGTAGGCAAACTGCTGAAGTTCGGAGTTCGAGCGGCTGAGTTCCGAAGCTTTTGCGGCCAGG from Terriglobia bacterium includes:
- a CDS encoding response regulator, yielding MNRSHANNTPDVLLVEDNLGDVGLVRETFKDLNLPNPIHVLHDGVQALEYLHQEGKFSDQPRPGVIILDLNIPKKDGREVLAEIKADPELKLIPVIILTSSKAREDIEKSYALHANCYVTKPVVLEDFMRLVSVVAEFWLNVVRLPS